The genomic DNA CACTCTACAAAGCGTAACTAAGTCCAGTTGTTGTTGTGAAACATAGTTTCTTGAAAGATTTTGAGCAAAGAGGATAATGGTGTGTCGCCATTAGAGGGCAGACAGGTGatcagggacggagccaggaagttttatgggaggggaccaaagcaaattattattattattattattttgcagcgTGTAATGAACTAgtagttttttctattttttttccttctttgtctaatcactggtacttaaatacaatgaggaattgagcttagaattgtgtcaTACTCTccaattaattgtttaaattctaacaaaccatagtctcaatatttaataaccataatatccaaattacaagaCTACTTAGATTAGGAATTGAGGTTAGAGTACTAACCTCAAAAAGTGCGACCTGCGTTGAGTTATTTTACACCTCGTTGATTAACATGATATTCTCATAAGTGACACATAATCCAGGATCAAACACCAATAAACTTtgtacattttttcttttgaaatagtcaagtattgtatttgactttctcatcatatacaaataaatttacatgatcattttgagtttttagaaaataaagaatgtgtaggttaacaatgaacaaactcacatgaataacaTAATCATTACATAGGCTCTAAGTTAAACATTACACTTTAatcctataattattattctcttcttaTTCCATTGATCTAGCAACTTAccccaaatttataatactcatattcacatacaataatcaatatgattataatatgacatattagaacctaaaccccatGGGCATCAATTTTCATTGAACTCATGAAAGTTTAGGTTTAATTAAcgttttaaatgtaattaacacatccaattagcaatcctagtgttcacataccaaaagccctaatttaatttatactatacaaattagggtttatgtccatactataaacaatagtgaaattaaagcttTAAACCTATTAATCTAACAACCCGAATCTTAAATCATGCATAAaaatccactacacacaaaagcccctagttaattttaggaatttagcttcttactaaaattcccccaaattcagacttaataaaaaattctctaaatcattatgatttcaaacttgaaattcaatgggTGGAACAAAAACTGAgagagaaactagagatttctcaatggcattagttataaaaacccatcaaaataaaacccatcaaaaattCTCATACGGCCATACCAAATCAAGAACCAGAAATCCTCACAGAGaaaagatccaagatttacatacatacataaagaaaataacaacaacaaaaaacacaaaaatttctAAGTAGCAACAGAAATTTCTAAGTTTCCAAGCCGACAGCCAatctatgaaggaaaaaaaaaaaaatcaacttttcagattcttaaccaaatttaaaagccaaacaatagaaaaattaaccaaaaaaaacccCAAGATTAATCTAAGAAGTAAGAACCAACAGTGGAGGAGAGTTAGGGGGCCCAGGACCTATCAATTTGTTTTGGAGGGGGACAgcataattcttttttctttttctttttttaactccttaaaatatattttttgaggaagtggggggggggaccatggccccagccggtcccccctccctccgtctttgcttatatatataggatatcTACCAATAGCACCCTAGATTCCTTGCATGCTCTCGATGGTATATCATTCAGCACGATTGGTGATACTTTGACAAAAGGGGGGTCAAAGTATCACTTAGGAAATTAATCTCAGTAAAGTTAGCTTAGCTCTAATGCTAGTTGAAATATATGATTTAAACCCAAGTTGTTAACAAACAAGATTACCAAACCAATTACAACAATTATAAATATCGAAATAcaggaaaatataaattaaatcaatcaacacaaagattttggtaacAAACTGGATATCTTTTGAAGaacttttcaaaagtaaaattactTGTGGGCAAGCCAATCGCAAAGGTAGCTACCATAGAAGATTTGTGTTACAAATTGATATATCTTACTTACAAAACATTTGTAGCTCCCAAGATTCAATTTGTGACCCTAGTCACTGGCAAACGACCAATTCACCTTCCATCGCAGTGGTTTTAGAACCTTTGGCATTCTATTCGGATTACCTTCACTACCAAACATTGTCTGCTACAATTCATAATTCTGCTAGTTGTACGCTTTTATGTGGTTTGAACAAACAAAAAGTAAGGAGaatgtttaatttgtttaaggCTCAAGGGTGTTTTGAAACCTCTCTGAGAACAATGAAAAATAGCATTTGATCTAGGTTATGAAAGTGGTGATTTATGAAACTTATATAGATGGAGAGAAAACTGAAGTTTTTATGCTAAGTCAGCTAAAGTTAAAACAATTTATTGTTGTCTTGTTCAGATGAGATTAGGTCTTACTCAAATACGAGTTAGGGTTTCACAATTTTTGCATAGCGATAAATAGGGTGCAATTAAGGTTGTTATTGAGTGTCTCAAATATGTCTTGATGACCATCATGATTACACATTGTGAGATGACTATGATTGCCATTGCGATTGGAGCATTATGCGAATCTTCTAATTTAGCCTAATTCGATATGGATGGGTTCACTCCTTTTTGGTACTCGAATTTTGAAGTCTTCATGGTCTCGTCCGAACGCCATTTGAACATGCTTATGATCTAGACATTTTGGCTTGCATATTGATCTTTGAAATCAGTCTTGTTCGAATGCCATTCAATCAATGCTGCGAACAAGCTATTATGTTCTTCACCTTGAACTAAGTTTTTGAACCTTAGTTATCTTAAAACCGACTTCAACTCTAAACCCAGACTTACAATACAATAAGTTTTAACACTAACATAAAACCTAATTAGAGCAATAAATATGATAGTCGATCATTACTTTGCATcaatgaaattaaatattatatatataaaggcgcttcatttaaaaaatacatattgcCAACCAACTTTATTGAGGATCAAACCATTTATTGAAGTTACTTAATTCAGCATTAGCAATTTGGTTGCTGTCATCACTTCATCAGCAGTGCTCAATTATATATGCTTTTCTGAGATCTTAATACGAAGGGGTTTCCTGAACTTCAACATAGGAGTCCGGACAATGTCTCCTCCCTCAATCTTTTTCCACctatatatcaattaaaaaaagaaaaagaaaataggggATTAGAATAATTAAGTGTGTGTGCATGCATACCTACTGGTCTTGGCACGTGCAAGTATAGAGTGAGGCATGTTAATTACCTATATTTAGTAACCAAGACATGGAAAAAGGTGGACAATAACACCCTACTATACTCTGCCCCCGCACATTGCTTCATTCCCCCTCCAAACGGCATGAAATGCTTCGATATCTCATTTGCCTTGAGGTCCTATAAATAAGGGGCTAAAATAATTAGATAAATTGCTACAATTTAGAACCATTAATTAACTTGATCATGTTTATGTATGTTAATGCATGCACCTTCCAACGCCATGGATTGAATGCAAGAGGATTCTCGAATGTATTAGGGTTTAATTGAAGAGCAGTTGTAACAACCATAATTGCCCAGCCTGCTGGAATTGTATATCCTGCATGCATAAACTCATAAAACATACATTGGACTTTGTGATTAATGGAGTTAAACACTCAAACCAACAAGTTTGAGTATGTTTACCATTCACTTGGATATCCTTTTTTGCTCTTCTTAGTAATCCAGGTGCCACAGTTCCCAGCCTAAGAGTTTCATTTATAACctgcaataataataaaaaattgtaaaaaaaaaatgccaactTAGTTTATAATCGCATAGAGATCGAAGAGTATGTTAATTACTGACATATAGTGTAAAAGTCATCGATTTGTATTCTTCCCATGTGAGTGGGGAATCCGGGTTTGCTCTCTTTTTCAGAATTGCCTCATGCTCAGCCTGATCATTGAATGACCCAAACGtgaaaaaacatttaaaattaggaaaaactttgATTACCTTCGTTAAAGACAAAGTATAGGCGTTTTTTAATCATAAccttaacatttaaaaatttacaaagatagtattctaataatttttttcttttaatttccctttttgtaccaattttaaaataataataataatagaaagaaCCAGTTCACCACCAGACCCACGGCCACGTCATGGGTCAACACCCACAGCGTGAGTATACACCCACGGCTAACCTTGCGTTAACACCGTGTGGCCGTGGGGTCGGTCCAATCCGTATGTCACCATAaaccttttttcttaaaaataaaaataaaaaatggcattttggacatttcaaccaaaaataaacagagagaaaaTTCTAAGAAtacaaattttggaaatttttaaactttgaggttatCATTGCAAAAATGCCTATACTTCCAAATAAGTGAgtttggaaatatatatatatatatatatatatatatatatatatataaaattgtacGTACAGTCAATTCGTCAAACACCAAGGGGTTCTCAGCAAGTAGCTTGAAAGCCATCGTTAATGCCGAAGAAAGTGCATCAAAGCTGACAAAAAGCAAACCAAACATGAGCTGAACAACAAATTCGTCTGTAAGGAAGTTCTCAGTCTTCATGTCTTGGATGATATGATGAAGCACATCCCCGGGACCATCCTGTGTCTCATCAGCTGAACCTCTCCTCTCCTTTAATATCTCCATCATCACGTCCAACGCCTTCTTATGGTCCTGATCATCATCCAATCacttcaattatatatatatacaggcaTGAAATCTTATAATCAAACTGTAGAGTGAGAAGAATTTGAGTTACCTGTAAACATTTATGGTAAGCAGTACCAGGGATGTTCAGAGGAAAAGCCAGAAGCCCTTTTGAGAAGTTAATATACTTCTCCGTTAAATCTACCGATGATTTTTCTGGGTCATAACTAAACATCTGCTTTGCTCCTGAATGAAGAGCCATCTGTTCGATCGGGCCAAAGTCATTATCTATATGTTTTAGTCATATATAACAAAAGGACATgcaatattttatatatatttttgaaaaacttcacttGCACCCCTATAAGTATAATCGGTTTTGTAATCATaatcttaaagtttaaaatttgcAATCTCATTTTGTTGGTATATAATATTGTTTCaaccccttttaatttcacccatttttgttaaaatgctcAAAATGCCTCcgattattttttaataaaaataaaagtgaaaactcTGGTGACCCATAGAGTGATCGTGGGTCGGTCAAAGGCTTTTTATGTTCTTGAATTCTCACTAAAACTATAATAATTGGGGGCATTTTCGGTatgcattttaacaaaaaaaattgtaaaactaAAAGGAACAGAAACATAGGATACCGATGATtgacattacaaaattttaaactttgaggttatAAGTGCAAAACCCCTTATTCTTATATTTCAAGAaatgtaagtgaagtttttcccgACATATTCTATTAtgaaaatatgaagtttttacgGTTGCAGCGGCGCGTTTCACTTCAATGGAATCCTGGCATGACCAAGTCTTGAGTGTTGTGTTTACTAGTTCTTCCAACTGAGAAAGGAGCTTTGCTTTGAGGCTCTCAGCGCCGAAGTGACTCAAAGCCAAGTTTCTCACATACTTGTGAATGTAGGCACCATCTGGCCTATTCTCACCTTGTTTAAAAACTTTTGCAAATAAATCCAGGTACCATGATTCAACCAATCTCCCTTCTTGCAGTAGAATGAAATGGTTGAATTCAGGATCTGCTGAAACCACGACAGGCCGACCTGCAACACTAGTTCGAAACACTTGCCCATATCTATTGTAAATGCACGTGTGAGCGttgtattacaaaaaaaaaaaaaaaaaatcattaatttaagtttttggacTAGAGTGGTGTCTAAATACCTTTGCAGTCTGCGTTTGATGAAGGGGGAAACATCTAAGGAATAACTGGGAATGATCAACTGAATGGTCTCCCCAATGAGAGGGAGGCCCATGGAACCAGGAGGAAGGGTTCCATGGCACTTAGGGTTCCTCCATTTGTATATCCAGTGAGAAATGCAGATTACAAGCACAGCTATCACACACAATGCTGCAGTAGTTGACATTTGTGAGTATATGGGGAATAGGGATGCTGGTTGGTGAAGAAAGTGCTAGCTACTGCTTTGGAAACGAGCATGCAAGTGGGGGTTCTTAAATAGACCAAATaggattgaagaagaaaaaaaaatcatgacaattcccaagaaaaacaagatgggaaataattgaaattgaaaaaaatgagacTCCTTGTGaatataaatatacataaatGCTAGAGTGCAACTTAGGGTATCCTATGGCCCCAATAGTAATATATGTTAgtgtatattttttgtttttttaagaaaagacagatttgtaataaaataaaaaatcgaatCTAAAACTCCCCACATAGAAAAATCAACCGTCAAAGGCAAGTAATACAAATCTTATCAATTACGTaccaaaattactatttaaaatGCGCCGCAATTTCCTCCGAAAGCCATGTGCTTCCAAACCCGTCAAAGGCAAGTAATACAAATCGGATTTGGCTtacatactgttattaaaataacagcatgtatgctgtagtttaatcaacggtcaagattgaatttttttaaatctctttttattttctctctcctattaaatgcttctaaaagtaaatcaactttaaaattcaatcttgaccgttgattcaactacagcatacatactgttattaaaataacagcatgtaagccggatcatACAAATCTTATCAATTAACAAAACCAGCTTAGAGCCCGTGCTACGcgccgggttttttttttattttgtaatttactcaaaaattctttaaaagattatcaacaacaatttttattttcttctcttaattaactaattagctactaaaaatgacaaatgttcataagatccttttaaaccatagttttactcaatacatatctaataaatttaaaaattcataaattttagttcttataaactgaaacatattaaatatttgttcccatatatgtagtttaaaatgaaatataaaggaaaaaaaattcaaaataaaaacatagattaatcaattatacaaaatgattgattaatcattatattccaacaatgacaccacttctcctccactacacaatccattatggtaaacttttgtctttcaggagttgaactttctcctcataaacaatttttttgagaaatttttctattacactaacaaaaataaagaagtgttctaaaatatatgagcatattgatatttgattacagttatgtttactaattttgtaaacaaaagaatgttggtagtttaatttttctttttaaaaatgaaagagataaaaaaacaTTGGCAGGAATATTGACATAATCTAATTATAcatcgtaccaaaaataatgataggaaattttttcactatcatttcccttaattcaacgtgaaatttacaaaagaaaactaatcaatttgaaaaaataatatataaattagtataaaatttaagggaaaaaaatggaagaacataaccaattttttttttttttaacagccatccttcacatatataaagtaaatgaaactaattttaagacatacagGAAAACAAAGACGAAAAAATCTACACAATGaacattgacataatctaaaaaaGCATCCTACaccgtaccaaaaataatgataggaaactctttcactatcatttcctaattcaatgtgaaatttacaaaagaaaaatattcaatttgaataaataatatataaattagtagaaaatttaagggataacaatggaagaacataaatacattaaataaagataaaataaaaaactaaaaataaaattttaatataattgaaagaattgtctttttctactgTATACGTTTCTCGATTCcaatgaaaccttaaaaaccaatgtcatccattaattaagcatgtaaacagataaaaaaaattaaatcactcaatgaacaacaacatgtacaaactaaaaaattatcaaccaaaaataacgataagaaactctctctcattattatttcttgagttcaatgtaaaatttaccaaagaaaagtaatcatttgaatcaaaaataatatataaattagaagaaaaaaataagggacaaaaaaaaaaaaggaagaagataagcaccggaaataaagataaaaaaaaggaaaaaaaaaatactaattgaaaataactattctagattaaaaaaaaaaaaaaattgtagtataatttttcattaagaaacaacgattgaaaaattgaaaagaactgttctagaaaaaatatatatataaaaaaaataactatagtataatttttcattgagaagtAGCAatgcaaatctctctctctctctctctctctctcttgtctttttctaaattgattgtaaaatttacaaaggaacattgagatataaatagaaagtaagagaagaaaaaaaaaattagaaaaaaatataagggacaaaaacaaaaatggaagaacataagcaccgaaaataaagataaaaaaaacgaataaaatgaaaatactaatataattgaaaataactattctactcTTCATTGagaatagtataatttttcattgagaaacaacgattggaaaatttaaaagaactattcttgcaaaaaaataaaataaagaaaagaaatcattgagaaacaacgattagaaactctctctacctctctcttgtagtcttgtctttttcctgatttgagtgtgaaattgacagaggaacattgagatataaatagaaagcaagagaagagaaaaagaaaaataaacagagagagaaagaaagaatttgggaaccttttgttttcttcattaagacaattaaatatattacaaataaaactcatatattttaattgtctcatattgagatataaacataaaggaagagaagataaaaagaaaattaaataaagagagagaaatagagaatttgaaaaccttttgttttcttcattaagacaattcaatgcattatgatgatgatgaatatatatatatataataatatatctcacattaagatataaacataaagcaagagaagataaaaagaaaattaaataaagagagagaaatagagaatttgaaaaccttttgtattcttcattaagacaactcaatgcattacaaataaaaaatcaaaaaattggttcaaacataaattatgggagagagagagagagagagagagagatttaagacatttaagtggagaaaattatgggagagagagagagacaaaattatgggagagagaaatagttaagacacttaaaccatataattagtttagagagagaagaaaaggttcaaatacaaaattatattaaaaaaaaaaacggttgaaacataaattatgagagagagagagagagagattatgggagagtaagaattatcacaattaattaaaaaaaaaaaggaattcagatataaaattatgggagagagatttaagacaattaagtgaggatagagaaagagagagagagagagacaaaaaaatgattgaaacacaaattatgggagagagttagcacaattaattaaaaaaaaaaaactattgaaacacaaattatgggagagagatctaagacaattaagtggagatagagggagagagagagagagagacaaaaaacggttgaaacacaaattatgggagagagttagcacaattaatttttttttaaaaaaaaaacgattgaaacacaaattatgagAGAGTGaaagttagcacaattaattgtcttaaaccatagaattagtttaagacatttaaattgagatagagggagaaagagagagatttaagacaattaagtggagatagagggagagagagagagagagaaaaaaaaacggttgaaacacaaattatgggagagagttagcagaattaatttaaaaaaaaaaacgattgaaaaacaaattatgggaaagagatttaagacaattaaatggagatagagggagagagagagagagagaaaacggttgaaacacaaattatggaagagagttagcacaattaatttaaaaataaagggagagagagagagagagagagagagagagacaaaaacggttgaaacacaaattatgggagagtgagagttagcacaattaattaaatgtcttaaaccatTGAATTAGTTGAagacatttttctcaaaaaagtttaagacatttaagttgagatagagggagagagagagagagacgtgagaAATAGAGTTaggaggacacgtgtcgcaattctaagcattccctatgtcaaaactcggcttttatatatatatatgataatataaTCTAACAGTCCCTTCAAACTCAAAATAGAGTGTGAGAGACTAACTTGAGTTTAGATCCAAGATCGCAAAACCACCAATTCACCAATTGGAGGATGTGACTTGGTAAAGAGGTCTGCAAGCTAATCAGTGGGTTATCATTCCTTTTATATGTCTTGCACAAACGAATGTGAACAGTGAGATTTTGGGATGTGCAAACTTACATCATTAGAGTTTTAACTAACATTTGTCTTTAGATTCGTATTTCAGAGGCCAAACATACATTTTTTAACAACATTGCCAGCAGTGCCCTATTTGAGAGTGCTTTTGAAACAAATAGCAATTTGATACATTTTCAAACCACAagagtgtgtttttaaaatcacacaattttaaagactaaaccaCAATTTTACTAAACACTTAACTgattttctaaaatttgtattttcattatctgcgttttgaaattgctatttttcaaattgcaaattttaCAAGTTTTGAGGGTTTCAAGAGTTAGTGCAGTTGTTACAGAGAAAACAACAGTCGAAATATATGACAAAGTAGCAAGTCAACAATTTATAGCTAATGTTACATTCTTGGCTGGAGGCATCTGACAGAAAAAGAGAGGGTGCAATGAGTATGTCTCGGACTCTGTTTGCTGAAAGGAAATATTCTGAAAAGATTCACACAAAAGCTTCAAATACTTAAGCTAAGATGATGCATGTTCCTTTCTCTAGATTGGAGAAAGTGTAACCAGATACAAAACTACCATAAAAATCATGGTAAGAGAATCTTAATGCtatcttgataaaaaaaaaaaaaaatcataataatccTTTTTAAGACATTCCTATTAGGGAGCTGGTATCAGGATACAGGGTGATTGTCCATCAAACATGGTATACGATATTAACAATCATGGGGACGACAACGAAACCTTAACTGGTGACATATAACACTTCAAATGGTTGTTGTCCTAATGTGTTGAGCTGCAAATGTAAACAGAGTAATAATTATCAACCGTACAAGGAAATTTTTGTGCAGGTATTTGGCTTGAAAATCAAATTTACGATCAAGCAGCAACACGGTGACAGCGCAGCCAAAATGCAGTCCCTCCACTTCTGCCTCGAGCAACTGCT from Corylus avellana chromosome ca6, CavTom2PMs-1.0 includes the following:
- the LOC132185372 gene encoding beta-amyrin 16-alpha-hydroxylase CYP87D16-like, producing MYVWPLKYESKDKSSLFPIYSQMSTTAALCVIAVLVICISHWIYKWRNPKCHGTLPPGSMGLPLIGETIQLIIPSYSLDVSPFIKRRLQRYGQVFRTSVAGRPVVVSADPEFNHFILLQEGRLVESWYLDLFAKVFKQGENRPDGAYIHKYVRNLALSHFGAESLKAKLLSQLEELVNTTLKTWSCQDSIEVKRAAATMALHSGAKQMFSYDPEKSSVDLTEKYINFSKGLLAFPLNIPGTAYHKCLQDHKKALDVMMEILKERRGSADETQDGPGDVLHHIIQDMKTENFLTDEFVVQLMFGLLFVSFDALSSALTMAFKLLAENPLVFDELTAEHEAILKKRANPDSPLTWEEYKSMTFTLYVINETLRLGTVAPGLLRRAKKDIQVNGYTIPAGWAIMVVTTALQLNPNTFENPLAFNPWRWKDLKANEISKHFMPFGGGMKQCAGAEYSRVLLSTFFHVLVTKYRWKKIEGGDIVRTPMLKFRKPLRIKISEKHI